The following are encoded in a window of Sutcliffiella horikoshii genomic DNA:
- the cbpB gene encoding cyclic-di-AMP-binding protein CbpB, producing MISLQSSKVLGATIKDLIIPAERVAHVQVKNNLEHALLVLTKTGYTAVPVLDPKYRLHGLVSTTHIMDSILGLERIEFDKLEHMIVEDVMNKELPCLNVTDTVEKGLELLVDHPFVCVQDENDVFEGILTRRTILDRLITHFQTNETKKDPEA from the coding sequence ATGATCAGCCTCCAAAGTAGTAAAGTATTAGGAGCAACCATTAAAGATTTAATTATTCCAGCCGAACGGGTGGCACATGTGCAAGTTAAGAATAATCTGGAACACGCTTTACTAGTTCTGACTAAAACAGGATATACAGCTGTTCCTGTTCTAGATCCTAAATATAGGTTACATGGTCTTGTCAGCACTACCCACATTATGGATTCTATACTTGGATTAGAGCGAATTGAATTTGATAAACTTGAACATATGATTGTTGAAGATGTGATGAATAAAGAACTTCCTTGTTTAAATGTAACGGATACAGTGGAGAAGGGTTTGGAGTTACTAGTGGACCATCCTTTTGTCTGTGTACAAGATGAGAACGATGTATTTGAAGGTATCCTGACCCGTCGTACAATCTTAGATAGATTAATTACACATTTTCAAACGAATGAAACGAAAAAAGACCCTGAAGCATAG
- the abbA gene encoding antirepressor AbbA: MVTLTQEEKDLLVTLLISTDVAKELVISEINDIEVGEKELETRTYQKLIELYDKIS; the protein is encoded by the coding sequence ATGGTGACTTTAACTCAAGAGGAAAAAGATCTGCTGGTAACCTTATTAATATCAACTGACGTGGCCAAGGAATTGGTAATCAGTGAAATAAACGATATAGAGGTGGGGGAAAAGGAACTTGAGACTAGAACCTATCAAAAACTGATTGAACTGTATGATAAAATCTCATAG
- a CDS encoding sulfite exporter TauE/SafE family protein, whose amino-acid sequence METSYYYLTLIGFIATFVGTLGGGGGLINLPSMLLLGVPIHTAIAANKFSNSFSSFTSFYTIWKKQQVQLKLGLSIVPFTIIGGISGALLASFLTEEVLLKVALVLLFIATILNIVKSNFKKTKNTGTPTPLFYPTYIGIGAFDGLFGPGQATLLMHSFLNAGHSFLTSIGLTRLQTFTSCTVSFWVYFSMGYFDWRVGVALGLGSFVGAQTAIKLANRLAFLPWQKILSAFSIFLILYLSIKIIL is encoded by the coding sequence ATGGAAACATCCTACTACTATCTTACCTTAATTGGTTTTATCGCAACATTCGTCGGAACCCTCGGAGGAGGCGGCGGCCTTATTAATTTGCCTTCTATGCTACTTTTGGGAGTACCTATTCATACCGCGATTGCCGCAAATAAGTTTTCAAATTCTTTTAGTTCATTCACTAGCTTTTACACGATATGGAAAAAGCAACAAGTTCAATTGAAGCTTGGTTTATCCATTGTGCCTTTTACCATCATTGGAGGCATCAGTGGTGCATTGCTGGCCTCCTTTCTTACAGAGGAAGTCTTGCTTAAAGTTGCTTTGGTGTTGTTGTTCATTGCCACCATTCTAAATATCGTAAAATCGAATTTTAAAAAAACAAAAAACACCGGAACTCCTACCCCGCTTTTTTATCCAACTTATATAGGTATTGGCGCCTTCGATGGTTTATTCGGTCCAGGGCAAGCTACTCTGCTTATGCATTCCTTTTTAAATGCTGGACATTCTTTTCTTACCAGCATTGGACTAACAAGACTCCAAACTTTTACAAGTTGCACAGTCTCATTTTGGGTATACTTCTCCATGGGGTATTTCGATTGGAGGGTCGGGGTGGCCTTAGGGTTAGGATCTTTTGTAGGTGCTCAAACTGCAATTAAACTGGCTAACAGGCTGGCTTTTCTTCCTTGGCAAAAGATACTTAGCGCGTTTTCTATTTTTCTCATACTCTATTTGTCTATAAAAATTATTCTGTAA
- a CDS encoding ribonuclease H-like YkuK family protein, with protein MDNPSKFINITHGYLTFEQAYEKILLFIQKDVRAPYLLSIGTDSHVHQQETKFMTAVHLHRVGKGAWGCVRPYIVNRAIRSLHEKISLETALSQEIAMLFTMEKLEKIQNLLLPHIEHGADFHFEIHLDIGQKGATKDFIQEMTGRITAMGLDAKIKPDAYTAFCYANRYTK; from the coding sequence ATGGATAACCCCAGCAAGTTTATTAATATTACCCACGGCTACCTTACTTTTGAACAAGCTTATGAAAAGATCCTTTTGTTTATCCAAAAAGACGTGAGGGCCCCATACTTACTATCTATCGGTACAGATTCGCATGTTCATCAACAGGAAACCAAATTCATGACAGCGGTGCATTTGCATCGGGTTGGTAAGGGTGCTTGGGGTTGTGTAAGACCATACATCGTAAATAGAGCCATTAGAAGCCTGCATGAAAAAATTTCGCTTGAGACTGCTTTAAGTCAAGAAATTGCGATGTTATTTACAATGGAAAAATTGGAAAAGATACAAAATCTTTTACTGCCACATATAGAGCATGGCGCGGATTTCCATTTTGAAATTCATCTCGATATTGGACAAAAAGGTGCTACAAAAGATTTCATTCAGGAAATGACAGGTCGGATTACTGCCATGGGCCTAGATGCCAAAATAAAGCCGGATGCTTATACAGCTTTTTGTTATGCTAACCGCTATACAAAGTAA
- a CDS encoding MDR family MFS transporter: MGTATLERQEVKQASPNKTKKPLVLAAIMLAMFMAAIEATIVSTAMPAIAADLGGFSLYSWVFSSYLLMNAVTVLIYGKLSDLFGRKPILTFGIIVFLIGSLLCGMATSIEMLIVFRFIQGFGAGAVMPIASTIVGDMYTKEERAKIQGYLSSVWGISAILGPAIGGLLVQYVSWRFVFWVNIPLGILAIIGLYLFLHEGVEKKKHSIDYAGAGLLFVSVSSFMLVMVEGGVRWEWISAPVFSLISLSLITFIFFILQEKRAKDPMMPFDIWQERSILIANTTSLTTGVMLIGISSFLPAFVQGVMERPPIVAGFTLTTMSIGWPIAAMIAGRLLLKIGFRTTSIIGGVALILGSIIFMTLSPDDGPVWAAFGSFMIGVGMGFSTTAFIVSIQSTVPWQKRGVATASNMFMRTLGSTIGAALLGGILNSRIQEHLRENGALDQFSLDSTTLLLNEEQRNQLTESMRVLLQDGLTSALQTVYLVVAGFAVISFLLILLLPKKNEENGNS; encoded by the coding sequence ATGGGAACTGCAACACTTGAGAGGCAAGAAGTGAAACAAGCCTCACCAAACAAAACGAAGAAGCCATTGGTCCTAGCAGCTATTATGCTGGCAATGTTCATGGCAGCCATTGAAGCGACGATTGTGTCTACAGCGATGCCGGCAATTGCTGCAGATCTTGGGGGATTCTCTTTATACAGTTGGGTATTTTCTTCCTATTTATTGATGAATGCTGTAACAGTCTTAATATATGGAAAACTGTCGGACCTGTTTGGTAGAAAACCAATCCTTACATTTGGAATTATCGTCTTTTTAATCGGATCTTTATTATGCGGAATGGCTACTTCCATTGAAATGTTAATCGTGTTTCGTTTTATTCAAGGTTTTGGGGCAGGAGCCGTTATGCCGATAGCCTCCACTATTGTGGGGGATATGTACACAAAGGAGGAACGGGCAAAGATACAAGGGTATTTATCGAGTGTATGGGGAATCTCTGCAATCTTAGGGCCAGCTATAGGCGGATTGCTTGTTCAGTATGTTAGCTGGAGATTTGTATTCTGGGTAAATATCCCTTTAGGCATTTTAGCCATTATCGGTCTGTATCTCTTTCTGCATGAGGGAGTGGAAAAGAAGAAGCACTCCATTGACTATGCAGGAGCTGGCTTATTATTTGTATCTGTAAGTTCATTCATGCTTGTCATGGTAGAGGGCGGTGTAAGGTGGGAGTGGATTTCAGCTCCTGTATTTAGCCTTATTTCCTTATCCTTGATAACTTTTATATTCTTTATTTTGCAAGAAAAGAGAGCGAAAGATCCAATGATGCCGTTTGATATATGGCAAGAAAGGTCTATCTTAATTGCCAATACGACTTCGTTGACAACAGGTGTCATGTTAATTGGTATTTCTAGCTTCCTACCAGCATTTGTGCAAGGTGTCATGGAAAGGCCACCGATTGTTGCAGGCTTCACCCTGACTACCATGTCCATTGGATGGCCAATCGCTGCCATGATAGCAGGCAGGCTTTTGTTAAAAATAGGTTTCAGAACCACTTCCATTATTGGAGGAGTTGCGCTGATACTTGGAAGCATCATTTTTATGACATTGAGCCCTGATGACGGTCCAGTCTGGGCTGCATTTGGTTCGTTCATGATTGGAGTCGGAATGGGGTTTTCCACAACTGCCTTCATCGTCTCTATACAAAGCACCGTTCCTTGGCAAAAACGAGGAGTCGCAACAGCATCCAATATGTTTATGAGAACGCTCGGAAGTACCATTGGAGCAGCATTGTTAGGTGGAATCTTGAACTCAAGAATTCAGGAGCATCTACGGGAAAATGGAGCCTTGGATCAATTTTCTTTAGACTCGACGACGCTTCTTCTTAATGAGGAGCAGCGCAATCAACTTACAGAATCCATGAGAGTCTTGCTTCAAGATGGACTGACTTCCGCACTTCAGACCGTTTACCTTGTCGTTGCAGGATTTGCGGTCATCAGCTTTTTATTAATATTGCTCTTACCTAAGAAAAATGAAGAAAACGGCAACTCTTAA